CCCAACGCTGCCCCCAATTCAGGTGCTCGGCCGCAACTTCCCATTCAGCTTCGCTTGCCAGCCTGGCACTCTTCCACAAAGCATAGGCTGCAGCTTCGTAGTAACTAACGTGTGCTACAGGGCATGTGAGGTCCAGTTTTTTCAGGCCTGAAAGGGTATAGTGAAACCACTCGCCATCGATCCGATGCCAATAGAGGGGCGCTCCTATTCTGTGCTCCCGGACCCAGTCCCATCCCTGGGCATGCCAATGTTTAAAATTAACGTAGCCATCGTCCAAAATAAAATCCAGGTACTCGCCATTGCTCACCAATTCATTGGCAATGCCAAAGTCCTCCAGAAACACCGTGTGTCTGCCCAGTTCGTTGTCGAAGCAAAAACCCTCGCCAGTATAGCCAATATCATAGAGCCCCGCCGGTAGATTCACGATCTTCTTGTCTGTTCCCGAATGGCAGGGTCGCTCTATCGGATTCTGGGTACTGTAAGCTGGAAAAAGCGGATTATGTCCCAAAATGTATTTTATATCAGTCCATAGCAGTTCTTGGTGCTGCTGTTCATGGTTCAACCCAAGCTCAATCAGATGGAAAAGTTCCCTGCTGAGCATGCTGCTTTGCAAGAAAGCCTGCATCTGCTGGTCAACGTAGTGGCGATAGTCATATATTTGGTTTACTGTGGGGCGACTTAGATTGCCTCGATCTGTTCGGATGACACGGGCGCCCAGGGACTCATAATAACTATTGAATACGAAGTCGAAATTTTCGTTGAATGGTCGATATTTTTTATGGTGGGGCCGAAGAATGAAGGTCTCGAAAAACCAAGTCGTATGCCCCAGATGCCATTTGGGAGGGCTCACGAATTCAACTGGCTGTACGACAAAGTCTTCCGTGGCAAGGGGCTGGCAAATCCTCTCGGTCTGCGTACGCGTGGTTCTGTAGCGCTCCCACAAACCCTGTTGCTGTGTGTTTTGTTGTCTGATCATATCTTTAAGCTTATTGTACTTCCCATAAAACATCTAAGAACCAATGACGGTGGTCGGTAAACTCCGCTACCATCTTAAATCCACACGCACTGCTCAGTTCCTCAAGCTGCTCTACCGTAAACTTTTGCGAGATCTCCATATAAATAGGTTCAAATTCTTTAAAAACAATTTGTTCTTCCAGAAGTGCTATGGTTTGATTCGCTAGGCTGATCAGATAACTCTTGCAAGCGCCTGTAATAGGATCATAAGTTTGATAATGTTTGAACCGATCGATGTCAAAATTCGTCTGCAACTCCCGGTTGAGCCGCAGCAGCAAATTTTTATTGAAAGCCGCTGTTAATCCGCTGGAATCGTTATAGGCACGGAGTATAGTCTCTGGGTCTTTCCTCAAATCGAAGCCAATCAGTGCGAGGTCGCCCGCACGTAAGGACTGCCGGAGCGCAGTGCAGAAATGTTTGATCTCCGAAGATTCCATGTTACCGATATTTCCGCCAAGGAAAAGTACGAGCTTTCGAAAACCGGCAGCTCGGCTAATCTGCGGGAGGGTCTCCAGATTATCCCCTGACAAAGGCCGCACTTCCATGGCAGGTAAATACTCCGCTATCCGGCTTTTAAGCTGCGCGAGAATGTTTTCGGAGAAATCGACCGGGTGATAGCGTGAAGCAGGCGAAGTCTCATGGATAGCACGAAGGAGATACCGCGTTTTCTGCCCATCCCCGGCCCCCAGTTCGATAATGTCCAACGGCTGATCCTCGGCTCCACATAATTTCGCGATTCTCGGGCTATGTTGCTGAAAGATTTCTAATTCACAGTCGAAAGGGTAATATTCGGGCATCACCATGATCTGCTGAAATAGTTCGTCGCCCCGCTTATCATAAAAATATTTAGCGTTCAAGTGTTTCGGGAAGCTTCGTAAGCCTGCTAG
The DNA window shown above is from Sphingobacterium hotanense and carries:
- a CDS encoding L-histidine N(alpha)-methyltransferase codes for the protein MSNIRDTISASNIYKETLAGLRSFPKHLNAKYFYDKRGDELFQQIMVMPEYYPFDCELEIFQQHSPRIAKLCGAEDQPLDIIELGAGDGQKTRYLLRAIHETSPASRYHPVDFSENILAQLKSRIAEYLPAMEVRPLSGDNLETLPQISRAAGFRKLVLFLGGNIGNMESSEIKHFCTALRQSLRAGDLALIGFDLRKDPETILRAYNDSSGLTAAFNKNLLLRLNRELQTNFDIDRFKHYQTYDPITGACKSYLISLANQTIALLEEQIVFKEFEPIYMEISQKFTVEQLEELSSACGFKMVAEFTDHRHWFLDVLWEVQ
- the egtB gene encoding ergothioneine biosynthesis protein EgtB, which codes for MIRQQNTQQQGLWERYRTTRTQTERICQPLATEDFVVQPVEFVSPPKWHLGHTTWFFETFILRPHHKKYRPFNENFDFVFNSYYESLGARVIRTDRGNLSRPTVNQIYDYRHYVDQQMQAFLQSSMLSRELFHLIELGLNHEQQHQELLWTDIKYILGHNPLFPAYSTQNPIERPCHSGTDKKIVNLPAGLYDIGYTGEGFCFDNELGRHTVFLEDFGIANELVSNGEYLDFILDDGYVNFKHWHAQGWDWVREHRIGAPLYWHRIDGEWFHYTLSGLKKLDLTCPVAHVSYYEAAAYALWKSARLASEAEWEVAAEHLNWGQRWEWTASAYQAYPRFKKSAGAIGEYNGKFMVNQQVLRGSSVATPTGHSRTSYRNFFHAPLRWQFTGIRLAF